In Flavobacterium sp. WV_118_3, one DNA window encodes the following:
- a CDS encoding MarR family transcriptional regulator: MKDKTIDYVLRATWQAVARMYNEEATKYGATMATGFALLSIDRENGTPSTALGPKMGMEATSLTRTLKSMEDKGLIIRKKNPVDGRGVLIYLTKLGKEKRELSKATVLKFNETVKQNISEEKLNHFMEVAEIINELILDKTIFHSEEDSK, encoded by the coding sequence ATGAAAGATAAAACAATTGATTATGTTTTACGCGCAACCTGGCAAGCTGTTGCACGAATGTACAACGAAGAGGCAACCAAATATGGCGCCACGATGGCCACAGGATTTGCATTATTGAGCATCGATCGGGAAAACGGAACGCCATCGACCGCTTTAGGTCCCAAAATGGGAATGGAAGCGACAAGTTTAACGCGAACCTTAAAATCGATGGAAGATAAAGGACTAATAATCCGTAAAAAAAATCCGGTTGACGGTCGCGGTGTATTAATCTACCTGACCAAACTCGGAAAGGAAAAACGCGAGCTTTCCAAAGCCACCGTTTTAAAATTCAATGAGACCGTAAAACAAAACATCAGCGAAGAAAAGCTCAACCACTTCATGGAAGTTGCCGAGATCATCAACGAATTAATTTTGGATAAAACCATTTTCCATTCGGAAGAGGATTCTAAATAA